A stretch of Corallococcus macrosporus DNA encodes these proteins:
- a CDS encoding DUF4114 domain-containing protein codes for MHLHRVRRLAFMAGGVLSAIALPPSAHAQVTPTAVYLPPQLTHATQSTATVHPGETAWLQLQATDPQGSPLTFSWGATTGMPGTPVSDASSSTLAWTAPQCLTNGTPQVTGSVTNAYGLSTQALFDFGFTQSLDFDYQPDFTPSGFAGLTNMVVTDERTLRLNPYLGQLNGERILFPDDRNLSVTFVHESAGASHSLGYVYYDDLVTRGYVNPMTDTLLDTNGNGIADLHEDLYNLAPTTGAQARPYIGTARRCPARPFTSQGITYSQPELALNASCASAFVRQTLPDARPGSHPPIAVDVVGNSPTETTAPSTSAWSDLGLYPRIPNLLEPAHALNNQRGLGHLVFLLADDDDDRTTFNQLGVVPDTGDFTDGIPDYDVSRYDANGLMRTVNPDPGITPNDRTVELGTVPANRELVFFLVTQYQSIHDLDNGTVFPCLRKAPDGQCTLHLKAPIHVFFSKSKWNLDQDPVGTVPTAQRNIGCAYDDQCNPAYPQGSPTACTVATSSQRLCGWLDPDALMRLRQPAYGNVSLPMTAASVTTPGNGSMPHLLMTTPPTNPGHWLMGFEDLPGGADRDFNDVVFLLRGVTGGSVRSHVLNQYDARCRMTQVAFTKSDAMGLECDATAAIRYELATDCTVCMGDGCFPNPTPTWHPMMLPAGPASTTVDVSGTPGQQLCWRALVAQGTNPTCLPEIRSVDVGYLSEPVTP; via the coding sequence TTGCACCTCCATCGCGTCCGCCGCCTGGCCTTCATGGCCGGGGGCGTCTTGTCTGCCATTGCCCTGCCCCCTTCCGCCCACGCGCAGGTGACGCCCACGGCGGTCTACCTTCCGCCCCAGCTCACCCACGCCACGCAGTCCACGGCCACCGTCCACCCGGGTGAGACGGCATGGCTCCAGCTCCAGGCCACGGATCCGCAGGGCAGCCCGCTCACGTTCTCCTGGGGCGCCACCACGGGCATGCCCGGCACGCCGGTGTCGGATGCAAGCTCCAGCACCCTGGCGTGGACCGCGCCGCAGTGCCTGACGAACGGCACGCCCCAGGTGACGGGCTCCGTGACCAACGCCTACGGCCTGTCCACGCAGGCGCTGTTCGACTTCGGCTTCACGCAGTCCCTGGACTTCGACTACCAGCCGGACTTCACGCCCTCGGGCTTCGCCGGGCTCACCAACATGGTGGTCACGGATGAGCGCACGCTGCGCCTCAACCCGTACCTGGGACAGCTGAACGGCGAGCGCATCCTGTTCCCCGACGACCGGAACCTGAGCGTCACGTTCGTCCACGAGTCCGCGGGCGCCAGCCACTCGCTGGGCTACGTGTACTACGACGACCTCGTGACGCGCGGGTACGTGAACCCCATGACTGACACGCTACTGGATACCAATGGCAACGGCATCGCGGACCTGCACGAGGACCTCTACAACCTGGCCCCCACCACCGGTGCGCAGGCCCGCCCGTACATCGGGACGGCCCGCCGCTGTCCGGCCCGCCCCTTCACTTCACAGGGCATCACCTACAGCCAGCCCGAGCTGGCGCTCAACGCCTCCTGCGCGTCCGCCTTCGTCCGGCAGACCCTCCCGGACGCCCGGCCCGGCTCGCACCCGCCCATCGCCGTGGACGTCGTCGGCAACTCGCCCACGGAGACCACCGCGCCCAGCACCTCGGCCTGGTCGGACCTGGGCCTCTATCCGCGCATCCCCAACCTGCTGGAGCCCGCCCACGCGCTGAACAACCAGCGCGGCCTGGGGCACCTGGTGTTCCTCCTGGCGGACGACGACGACGACCGGACGACCTTCAACCAACTGGGCGTGGTCCCGGACACCGGCGACTTCACGGACGGCATCCCCGACTACGACGTCTCCCGGTACGACGCCAACGGCCTCATGCGCACCGTCAACCCGGATCCGGGCATCACGCCCAATGACCGCACCGTGGAGCTGGGCACCGTTCCGGCCAACAGGGAGCTCGTCTTCTTCCTGGTGACCCAGTACCAGTCCATCCACGACCTGGACAACGGCACCGTCTTCCCGTGCCTGCGCAAGGCGCCCGACGGCCAGTGCACGCTGCACCTGAAGGCGCCCATCCACGTCTTCTTCTCCAAGTCGAAGTGGAACCTGGACCAGGACCCCGTGGGCACGGTGCCCACCGCGCAGCGCAACATCGGCTGCGCCTACGACGACCAGTGCAACCCGGCCTATCCCCAGGGCTCCCCGACGGCCTGCACCGTGGCCACCTCCTCGCAGCGGCTGTGCGGGTGGCTGGACCCGGATGCGCTCATGCGCCTGCGGCAGCCCGCGTACGGCAACGTCTCCCTGCCCATGACCGCCGCCAGCGTCACCACGCCGGGCAACGGCAGCATGCCGCACCTGTTGATGACCACGCCCCCCACGAACCCCGGCCATTGGCTGATGGGCTTCGAGGACCTTCCCGGCGGCGCCGACCGCGACTTCAACGACGTCGTCTTCCTCCTGCGCGGCGTGACGGGGGGCAGCGTGCGCTCGCACGTGCTCAACCAGTACGACGCGCGCTGCCGGATGACCCAGGTGGCCTTCACCAAGTCCGACGCGATGGGACTGGAGTGTGACGCCACGGCCGCCATCCGCTACGAGCTGGCCACCGACTGCACCGTGTGCATGGGGGACGGCTGCTTCCCCAACCCCACGCCCACCTGGCACCCGATGATGCTGCCCGCGGGCCCGGCCAGCACCACCGTGGACGTCTCCGGCACGCCGGGCCAGCAGCTCTGCTGGAGGGCCCTCGTGGCGCAGGGGACGAACCCCACCTGCCTGCCGGAGATCCGCTCCGTGGACGTGGGCTACCTCTCCGAGCCCGTCACGCCCTAA
- a CDS encoding RNA polymerase factor sigma-32 encodes MQASNSFSSADSLSTYLSEINQYPLLNPQDEQSLSRAFRAGDLSAGHRLVTSNLRFVVKVAYEYRSYGLKMSDLIQEANIGLMKAVQKFDPEKGIRLISYAVWWIRAYIQNYVLRNWSLVKLGTTQAQRRLFFSLARTRRELEKLGAGEGGHIVNADEIAKKLNVKPAEVREMEQRMGGRDLSLDAPVGEDGDATHLDFVESESASHADEVADRQQAGLTRTLVQRALMRLDPRERFIIEQRVMSDSEMTLSELGEHFGFSRERARQLEIRAKDKLKAELANLMAEAGLDQAELAA; translated from the coding sequence ATGCAGGCTTCCAACTCCTTCTCTTCCGCTGACTCGCTCTCCACGTACCTCTCGGAGATCAACCAGTACCCGCTGCTGAACCCGCAGGACGAGCAGTCGCTGTCCCGCGCCTTCCGCGCCGGCGACCTGTCCGCGGGTCACCGCCTGGTGACGAGCAACCTGCGCTTCGTGGTGAAGGTCGCCTACGAGTACCGCTCCTACGGCCTGAAGATGTCCGACCTCATCCAGGAGGCGAACATCGGCCTGATGAAGGCGGTCCAGAAGTTCGACCCGGAGAAGGGCATCCGCCTCATCTCCTACGCGGTGTGGTGGATCCGCGCGTACATCCAGAACTACGTGCTCCGCAACTGGAGCCTGGTGAAGCTGGGCACGACGCAGGCGCAGCGCCGCCTGTTCTTCAGCCTGGCCCGCACGCGCCGCGAGCTGGAGAAGCTGGGCGCCGGCGAGGGTGGCCACATCGTCAACGCGGACGAAATCGCCAAGAAGCTGAACGTGAAGCCCGCGGAAGTGCGTGAGATGGAGCAGCGCATGGGCGGCCGGGACCTGTCCCTGGACGCGCCGGTGGGCGAGGACGGCGACGCCACGCACCTGGACTTCGTGGAGTCTGAGTCGGCCTCTCACGCGGACGAGGTCGCGGACCGGCAGCAGGCGGGCCTCACCCGCACGCTGGTGCAGCGCGCGCTGATGCGCCTGGACCCCCGCGAGCGCTTCATCATCGAGCAGCGCGTGATGAGCGACTCCGAGATGACCCTGAGCGAGCTGGGCGAGCACTTCGGCTTCTCCCGTGAGCGCGCCCGTCAGCTGGAGATCCGCGCCAAGGACAAGCTGAAGGCGGAGCTGGCGAACCTGATGGCCGAGGCCGGTCTGGACCAGGCCGAGCTGGCCGCGTAA
- a CDS encoding Hsp70 family protein, whose product MRACGLDFGTSNTALALPDGTVLPLQPHTPEPRLFRSVLFFAEDEREVFTGADAIQRYLEDNNGRFIQSVKSFLHSSSFRATQVKGRTFTIEDLVAILLRRVREAAGAHLGEAPDAVVLGRPAVFTPDPEADALAEKRLRKAAELAGFTHVQFLIEPIAAALAYEARLQKDELVLVADFGAGTTDLTLMRLGPSRRGNLDRRPDVVGSTGVRIGGDRFDAEIMRHKLLPRFGAGSTYKVKGFSHKRLPIPQHVLAKLLNWHEMSFIREKSTQELLEVMLDTSDHPAEIQALYDLVMDNLGYRLFRSIEAAKVKLSSEDQATIDFDEARIHLHEPMTRGEFETASRTLLDELSQCTEGLLAKHPEARDIDAVFLTGGSSQIPAVRELYVKRFGEERVRTADAFTSVAEGLGRASAWLTG is encoded by the coding sequence ATGCGCGCCTGCGGACTCGACTTCGGAACCAGCAATACCGCCCTGGCCCTGCCGGACGGCACGGTGTTGCCGCTGCAGCCCCACACCCCGGAGCCCCGGCTGTTCCGCTCCGTGCTCTTCTTCGCGGAGGACGAGCGCGAGGTCTTCACGGGCGCGGACGCCATCCAGCGCTACCTGGAGGACAACAACGGCCGGTTCATCCAGTCCGTGAAGTCCTTCCTGCACAGCTCGTCCTTCCGGGCCACGCAGGTGAAGGGGCGCACGTTCACCATCGAGGACCTGGTGGCCATCCTCCTGCGCCGCGTGCGCGAGGCGGCCGGCGCCCACCTGGGCGAGGCGCCGGACGCGGTGGTGCTGGGCCGGCCCGCGGTCTTCACGCCGGATCCAGAAGCGGACGCACTGGCGGAGAAGCGGCTGCGCAAGGCGGCGGAGCTGGCGGGCTTCACGCACGTGCAGTTCCTGATTGAACCCATCGCGGCGGCGCTCGCGTACGAGGCGCGGCTGCAGAAGGACGAGCTGGTGCTGGTGGCGGACTTCGGCGCCGGCACGACGGACCTGACGCTGATGCGGCTGGGGCCGTCGCGGCGGGGGAACCTGGACCGGCGGCCGGACGTGGTGGGGTCCACGGGTGTGCGCATCGGTGGTGACCGCTTCGACGCGGAGATCATGCGGCACAAGCTGTTGCCGCGCTTCGGTGCGGGGTCCACGTACAAGGTGAAGGGTTTCAGCCACAAGCGGCTGCCCATTCCGCAGCACGTGCTGGCGAAGCTGCTCAACTGGCACGAGATGTCCTTCATCCGGGAGAAGTCCACGCAGGAGCTGCTGGAGGTGATGCTCGACACGAGCGACCACCCGGCGGAGATTCAAGCGCTCTACGACCTGGTGATGGACAACCTGGGCTACCGGCTGTTCCGGTCGATTGAAGCGGCGAAGGTGAAGCTGTCGAGCGAGGACCAGGCGACCATCGACTTCGACGAGGCGCGCATCCACCTGCACGAGCCGATGACGCGCGGGGAGTTCGAGACAGCGAGCCGCACGTTGCTGGATGAACTGTCGCAGTGCACGGAAGGGCTGTTGGCGAAGCACCCGGAGGCCAGGGACATTGACGCGGTCTTCCTGACGGGAGGTTCGTCGCAGATTCCGGCGGTGCGGGAGCTGTACGTGAAGCGCTTCGGAGAGGAGCGCGTGCGCACGGCGGACGCCTTCACCTCCGTGGCGGAGGGCCTGGGCCGCGCGTCCGCGTGGCTGACGGGGTGA
- a CDS encoding TonB-dependent receptor domain-containing protein, whose amino-acid sequence MRTLLCVVCVLLATGAVAQAPDAGTLAGDAGAPTGVLTKPPALLRQVEAAYPPDAAAQQLEGTVVMFIDISETGAVTNVEITQPAGHGFDEAAVEAVKQFQFEPAEVDHVPAPVRIQYAYQFVFRAPEAPPEAPSADGGVQEPQGPVNFSGQALERGTRKPLVGAEVVLTELDRSAVTDNEGRFSFRGVPVGTHPVVVVLGNYDRFKTQETIEEGKLTQATYYVQKRIFSQYETVVRSDRERKEVTRTTITVAEVQRVPGTQGDTLKVVQNLPGVARPAFNGGALVIRGTSPQESGVFLDGLRIPILYHFGGLTSVYNSELLEAVDYLPGNFSAYYGDITGGVINVRSREPRTDRLHATVGINLIESNAVIEGPITDTLSFAIGGRRSYIDLVLKAVPFDDDSLQVAPRYYDAQAKLVWKPNSRNTFSLQGLTSRDRLALLLDQPAEGDPSVNGNLDVTTGFNQLRLRHQFREGKLTLDTQGLIGNTILDFQIGERGLRIASTDLFLRPTIEYAFNDSVTVAGGLDVVTNLADVRASIQQPPREGEPPSPLVAEDLINIDGKFTQYYPSAWAEVRWRPIQDLLVVPGVRTESYVFTDQQEVKRTVNPRLAVRYALTETLTLKGGAGVYHSPPVQDEPSPGFGNPDLGAKRSLQYSVGAEWQARPEWFVGSEVFYNDLDDLIVRSDARVVRNGESVPENLKNGGVGRIYGFELLVRRALTDRLFGWISYTLSRSERRDAPGARWRLFDNDQTHVLTAIASYKLPKGWEVGARFRYASGNPTTPVRGAKRDDTSDVFIPYYGLVNSQRLPSFNQLDIRVDKNFVFDTWNLDVYLDLTNAYNNQSVEGVAYNYNYSEREFFKGLPILPVLGLKGAF is encoded by the coding sequence ATGAGAACGCTCCTCTGCGTCGTCTGTGTATTGCTTGCGACCGGAGCCGTGGCACAGGCTCCGGACGCAGGAACCCTCGCTGGCGATGCCGGCGCTCCCACGGGCGTGCTGACGAAGCCGCCCGCGCTCCTGCGCCAGGTCGAAGCGGCCTACCCGCCGGACGCCGCCGCCCAGCAGCTCGAGGGCACGGTGGTGATGTTCATCGACATCTCGGAGACGGGCGCCGTCACGAACGTCGAAATCACCCAGCCCGCGGGCCACGGCTTCGACGAGGCCGCGGTGGAGGCGGTGAAGCAGTTCCAGTTCGAGCCCGCGGAGGTGGACCACGTCCCCGCGCCCGTTCGCATCCAGTACGCCTACCAGTTCGTCTTCCGCGCGCCGGAAGCGCCGCCGGAGGCCCCGTCCGCGGACGGCGGCGTGCAGGAGCCGCAGGGGCCGGTGAACTTCAGCGGCCAGGCGCTGGAGCGCGGCACGCGCAAGCCGCTGGTGGGCGCGGAGGTGGTGCTCACGGAGCTGGACCGCTCCGCCGTCACGGACAACGAAGGGCGCTTCAGCTTCCGGGGCGTCCCCGTGGGCACGCACCCCGTCGTCGTGGTGCTGGGCAACTACGACCGCTTCAAGACGCAGGAGACCATCGAAGAGGGCAAGCTCACGCAGGCCACGTACTACGTGCAGAAGCGCATCTTCAGCCAGTACGAGACGGTGGTCCGCAGCGACCGCGAGCGCAAGGAGGTCACGCGCACGACCATCACCGTGGCGGAGGTGCAGCGCGTTCCGGGCACGCAGGGTGACACGCTCAAGGTGGTGCAGAACCTGCCGGGCGTGGCGCGGCCCGCGTTCAACGGCGGCGCGCTGGTCATCCGCGGCACCAGCCCCCAGGAGTCCGGCGTCTTCCTGGACGGCCTGCGCATCCCCATCCTGTACCACTTCGGTGGCCTCACCTCCGTGTACAACTCGGAGCTGCTGGAGGCGGTGGACTACCTGCCCGGCAACTTCTCCGCGTACTACGGCGACATCACCGGCGGCGTCATCAACGTGCGCAGCCGCGAGCCCCGCACGGACCGGCTCCACGCCACGGTGGGCATCAACCTCATTGAATCCAACGCGGTGATTGAAGGCCCCATCACGGACACGCTGAGCTTCGCCATCGGCGGCCGGCGCTCGTACATCGACCTGGTGCTCAAGGCGGTGCCGTTCGACGACGACAGCCTCCAGGTGGCGCCGCGCTACTACGACGCGCAGGCGAAGCTGGTGTGGAAGCCCAACAGCCGCAACACCTTCTCGTTGCAGGGCCTGACGTCGCGCGACCGGCTGGCGCTGCTGTTGGACCAGCCGGCGGAGGGCGACCCGTCCGTCAACGGCAACCTGGACGTGACGACGGGCTTCAACCAGCTGCGCCTGCGGCACCAGTTCCGCGAGGGCAAGCTGACGCTCGACACGCAGGGGCTCATCGGCAACACGATCCTGGACTTCCAGATTGGCGAGCGCGGGCTGCGCATCGCGTCCACGGACCTGTTCCTGCGGCCCACGATTGAGTACGCCTTCAACGACAGCGTGACGGTGGCGGGCGGCCTGGACGTGGTGACGAACCTGGCGGATGTGAGGGCCAGCATCCAGCAGCCGCCGCGCGAGGGCGAGCCGCCGTCGCCGCTGGTGGCGGAGGACCTCATCAACATCGACGGGAAGTTCACCCAGTACTACCCGTCCGCCTGGGCGGAGGTGCGGTGGCGGCCCATCCAGGACCTGCTGGTGGTGCCGGGCGTGCGCACGGAGAGCTACGTCTTCACGGATCAGCAGGAGGTGAAGCGCACGGTGAACCCGCGGCTCGCGGTGCGCTACGCGCTCACGGAGACGCTGACCTTGAAGGGCGGCGCGGGCGTGTACCACAGCCCTCCGGTGCAGGATGAGCCGTCGCCGGGGTTCGGCAACCCGGACCTGGGGGCGAAGCGGTCGCTGCAGTACAGCGTGGGCGCGGAGTGGCAGGCGCGGCCGGAGTGGTTCGTGGGGTCGGAGGTCTTCTACAACGACCTGGACGACCTCATCGTGCGCTCGGACGCGCGCGTGGTGCGCAACGGCGAGTCGGTGCCGGAGAACCTGAAGAACGGCGGCGTGGGGCGCATCTACGGCTTTGAATTGCTGGTGCGCCGCGCGCTGACGGACCGGCTGTTCGGCTGGATTTCGTACACGCTCAGCCGCAGCGAGCGCCGGGACGCGCCGGGGGCGCGCTGGCGCCTGTTCGACAACGACCAGACGCACGTGCTGACGGCCATCGCCAGCTACAAGCTGCCGAAGGGCTGGGAGGTGGGCGCGCGGTTCCGCTACGCGTCGGGCAACCCGACGACGCCGGTGCGGGGGGCGAAGCGCGACGACACGTCGGACGTGTTCATCCCGTACTACGGGCTGGTCAATTCGCAGCGGCTGCCGTCGTTCAACCAGTTGGACATCCGCGTGGACAAGAACTTCGTCTTCGACACGTGGAACCTGGACGTCTACCTGGACCTGACGAACGCCTACAACAACCAGTCGGTTGAAGGCGTGGCCTACAACTACAACTATTCCGAGCGTGAGTTCTTCAAGGGCCTGCCCATCCTGCCCGTGCTCGGCCTGAAGGGAGCCTTCTGA
- a CDS encoding OmpA/MotB family protein, which translates to MRTRLVLAALIALSTGCVSQGKFNEKALEAEGLTKNLTDEKAARTAAEAKIKELEEKQAALEQEKTALQTRLDASENRLTSAAAERRALEEKNAQLAALNDELGRNAKKLAQAKEELEKKSSEYENLAQSLKQEISDGKIELSEMKGRMTVQLKDKILFASGSARVGKEGQEALVKIADALKTVQGRIVRVEGHTDDVPTGGGQFPTNWELSLARAMAVVRSLQDSGVDPTMLSAAGYGQYQPLVPNDTPEHKSQNRRIEIVLAPSLGGR; encoded by the coding sequence ATGCGGACACGTCTGGTTCTCGCTGCCCTCATCGCCCTCTCCACGGGCTGCGTCTCTCAGGGGAAGTTCAACGAGAAGGCCCTGGAGGCGGAAGGGCTGACGAAGAACCTCACGGATGAGAAGGCGGCCCGCACGGCGGCCGAGGCGAAGATCAAGGAGCTGGAGGAGAAGCAGGCCGCGCTGGAGCAGGAGAAGACCGCGCTGCAGACGCGCCTGGACGCCTCCGAGAACCGCCTCACCTCCGCCGCGGCCGAGCGCCGCGCGCTGGAGGAGAAGAACGCGCAGTTGGCCGCGCTCAACGACGAGCTGGGGCGCAACGCCAAGAAGCTGGCGCAGGCGAAGGAGGAGCTGGAGAAGAAGAGCTCCGAGTACGAGAACCTGGCCCAGTCGCTCAAGCAGGAGATCTCCGACGGCAAGATCGAGCTGTCGGAGATGAAGGGCCGCATGACGGTGCAGCTCAAGGACAAGATCCTCTTCGCGTCCGGCTCCGCGCGCGTGGGCAAGGAAGGGCAGGAGGCGCTGGTGAAGATCGCCGACGCGCTCAAGACGGTGCAGGGCCGCATCGTGCGCGTGGAAGGCCACACGGACGACGTGCCCACCGGCGGCGGACAGTTCCCCACCAACTGGGAGCTGAGCCTGGCGCGCGCGATGGCGGTGGTGCGCTCGCTCCAGGACTCGGGCGTGGACCCGACGATGCTGTCCGCGGCGGGCTACGGGCAGTACCAGCCGCTGGTCCCCAACGACACGCCGGAGCACAAGAGCCAGAACCGGCGCATCGAGATCGTGCTCGCTCCCAGCCTCGGAGGGCGCTAG